The Desulfuromonas sp. nucleotide sequence TGCCCAAGAAGGTTAAGCATAGGAAACAGTTCAAGGGGCGCATGAAGGGGGCTGCCGATCGAGGGACCGAACTCAACTTCGGTGACTTCGGGTTGCAGGCCACCGCCTGCGGTTGGCTCTCCTCTCGGCAGATCGAGGCCGCCCGTCGTGCCATGACCCGTTACATCAAGCGTGGCGGGACCATCTGGATCCGGGTCTTCCCGGACAAATCCCTGACGAGTAAGCCCGCAGAAACCCGCATGGGCAAGGGCAAGGGGTCCCCGGAGAGTTGGGTCGCCGTCATTCGCCCCGGCAATGTGCTTTACGAGATGCAGGGTGTCGAAGAAGAAGTGGCCCGTGAGGCGTTTCGCCTTGCCGCCCACAAGCTCCCCATGAAGACCAAGTTCGTGACCAGGGAGGAATCTACACATGAAGGCTAGCGAACTCAAGGATCTCAGCGTAGAGGAGTTGCAGAAGAAATCCGACGAGTTGAGCCAGGAGATGTTCAATCTGAGATTTCAGATGCACACCGGGCACTTGGAGAACACTGCCCGGATCTCCCAGGCCCGCAAGGATATCGCACGGGTGAAAACCCTACTGAGGGAAAAGCTGGGATAGCGAGGATTGGCGAGGACAGATATGGCGATTGAGCGTGGAAAACGGAAGGCCCGTGTCGGGATCGTGGTCAGTGACAAGATGGACAAGACCATCGTGGTCAAGGTCTATCGACTGGTCAAGCATCCTGTCTACAAGAAATACATCAAGCGTCGGGTGACCTGCAAGGCGCACGACGAGCAGAACCTGTGCGGCGTCGGCGACAAGGTCCTCATCACTGAGACCCGCCCGTTGTCTCGCGACAAGCGTTGGCGGGTCCGTGAGATCCTTGAAAAGAACGTAATTGTTTAGGAGATATAACCCATGATTCAGATGCAGACGATGCTTGATGCGGCGGACAACTCCGGCGCTCGGAAACTCCGCTGCATTAAAGTGCTCGGCGGCTCCAAGCGTAAATATGCCGGCCTTGGCGACATCGTCGTCTGTTCCGTCAAGGAAGCCCTGCCCAACTCCAAAGTGAAGAAGGGCGACGTGGTGCGCGCCGTCATCGTCAGGACGGCCAAAGAAGTACCCCGTCCCGACGGGTCGTTTATCCGCTTTGACAAGAACTCGGCCGTGGTGGTGAGCGCCGCCGGCGAGCCCGTCGGAACGCGAATCTTCGGTCCGGTCGCCCGTGAACTTCGGGCACGCCGGTTCATGAAGATTGTGTCCCTGGCACCCGAAGTTCTCTAATACAGCACACTGGGAGAGATTCAGCGATGGCCGCGAAGAAACTTCATGTCAAAAAAGATGACATGGTGATGATCATAGCGGGCAAGGAGAAGGGTAAGACCGGCAAGGTCTCCCGGGTCCTGGCCGACAAGGGTCGCCTTGTGGTGGAGGGCCTCAACATGGTCAAACGCCACACCCGGCCCACCCAGGCCAATCAGGAGGGCGGAATCATTGAGAAAGAAGCCCCCCTGAGCGCCTCCAACGTCCTGCTGCTGTGCGGTTCCTGCGACAAGCCTGTTCGCACCGGCACCCGCGTTCTGGAAGATGGTAGCAAGGCCCGCTTCTGCAAGAAGTGCAACGAGATAGTGGATAAGTAACGGAGGATTTCCATGGCCCGATTGCTGGAAAAATTCAAGTCCGAGCTGGTTCCCCAGCTTCAGAAGGACCTGCAGTTGAAGAACGTGATGGAAGTTCCTCGCGTTGAGAAGGTTGTAGTCAACATGGGCCTCGGGGAAGCCATCCAGAACATTAAAGTGCTGGAGTCGGCCGTTGAGGAGTTGGGGTTTATTACCGGGCAGAAGGCGGTAATCACCAAGGCCAAGAAATCTGTCGCCCAGTTCAAGCTGCGCGAGGGGATGCCTATCGGTTGCATGGTCACCCTGCGCCGCGATAGGGCCTACGAGTTTCTCGACAGGCTGATCAACGTTGGCCTGACCCGCGTTCGCGACTTCAAGGGGATTTCGCCCAAGGCCTTTGACGGCCGCGGTAACTACACCCTGGGGATTCGGGAACAGTTGATCTTCCCCGAGATCGACCTCGATAAGATCGACAAGGTCAAGGGCCTGAACGTGACGATCGTCACAACCGCCCGGACCGACGAAGAGGGGCGCGCGTTGCTGGGTTCCCTCGGCATGCCGTTCAGGAAATAGCCGGAAGGATAGCGGAGGAGAACCGTGGCAAAGACATCAATGAAAATCAAGGCCGCCCGGCCTCAGAAGTTCAAGGTCAGGAAGTACAACCGCTGCCCCATCTGCGGACGTCCCCGGGCCTACTATCGGAAGTTTGACATGTGCAGGATCTGCTTGCGCAAGTATTCGTCGGAGGGGAAAGTCCCCGGCGTGATCAAATCGAGCTGGTAACGAAGAAAGAGGAGTTGCATCCATGGCAATGACCGATCCGATCGCGGATATGCTGACTCGCATTCGCAACGCGGGGATGGCTAAGCACCCGAAGATGGACATGCCTTCGTCCAACCTCAAGGTGGCCGTGGCCACGGTGCTTAAGGATCTTGGCTATATCAAGAATTACAAGACCATCAGCGACGACAAACAGGGCGTGCTGCGGATCTACCTCAAGTTCGACAGCGACGAG carries:
- the rplP gene encoding 50S ribosomal protein L16, encoding MLMPKKVKHRKQFKGRMKGAADRGTELNFGDFGLQATACGWLSSRQIEAARRAMTRYIKRGGTIWIRVFPDKSLTSKPAETRMGKGKGSPESWVAVIRPGNVLYEMQGVEEEVAREAFRLAAHKLPMKTKFVTREESTHEG
- the rpmC gene encoding 50S ribosomal protein L29, with translation MKASELKDLSVEELQKKSDELSQEMFNLRFQMHTGHLENTARISQARKDIARVKTLLREKLG
- the rpsQ gene encoding 30S ribosomal protein S17, producing MAIERGKRKARVGIVVSDKMDKTIVVKVYRLVKHPVYKKYIKRRVTCKAHDEQNLCGVGDKVLITETRPLSRDKRWRVREILEKNVIV
- the rplN gene encoding 50S ribosomal protein L14 yields the protein MIQMQTMLDAADNSGARKLRCIKVLGGSKRKYAGLGDIVVCSVKEALPNSKVKKGDVVRAVIVRTAKEVPRPDGSFIRFDKNSAVVVSAAGEPVGTRIFGPVARELRARRFMKIVSLAPEVL
- the rplX gene encoding 50S ribosomal protein L24, translated to MAAKKLHVKKDDMVMIIAGKEKGKTGKVSRVLADKGRLVVEGLNMVKRHTRPTQANQEGGIIEKEAPLSASNVLLLCGSCDKPVRTGTRVLEDGSKARFCKKCNEIVDK
- the rplE gene encoding 50S ribosomal protein L5; translation: MARLLEKFKSELVPQLQKDLQLKNVMEVPRVEKVVVNMGLGEAIQNIKVLESAVEELGFITGQKAVITKAKKSVAQFKLREGMPIGCMVTLRRDRAYEFLDRLINVGLTRVRDFKGISPKAFDGRGNYTLGIREQLIFPEIDLDKIDKVKGLNVTIVTTARTDEEGRALLGSLGMPFRK
- a CDS encoding type Z 30S ribosomal protein S14, translated to MAKTSMKIKAARPQKFKVRKYNRCPICGRPRAYYRKFDMCRICLRKYSSEGKVPGVIKSSW
- the rpsH gene encoding 30S ribosomal protein S8, with product MAMTDPIADMLTRIRNAGMAKHPKMDMPSSNLKVAVATVLKDLGYIKNYKTISDDKQGVLRIYLKFDSDERHVIHEIKRASTPGRRLYVGKDEIPRVKNGLGCAILSTPKGVMDDVSARKAEVGGEVLCTVW